Proteins encoded within one genomic window of Neodiprion fabricii isolate iyNeoFabr1 chromosome 6, iyNeoFabr1.1, whole genome shotgun sequence:
- the LOC124184916 gene encoding ESF1 homolog, with the protein MDNVLDDARFAHVAKDPRFRRIPKTERKVKIDKRFRPMFNDKKFLLKYTIDKRGRPSNQSSNENLKKYYHLSSNEDEESGSDENVKSTNIENNVRKDVKAKSVTGMNGDRLDHLQNLSDRKSKSKIKRTTKVAHLLGNGELLRTKTQSDSDLVSESENDENEYSKSEDELESISKVTMDFENGADPLQINKSDTGSIPTMIKEKLRDLTVDYARGEGTLLTESSSEEESSDEDDQENEIDHDWGELDREAETTDEITNRLAVCNMDWDRIRAVDLLVLFNSFLPSNGLIHSVTIYPSEFGLQRMKEEEIRGPIELVESKNNTQNFKEDDENEEGTKYHMEKLRQYQLNRLKYYYAVIVCDSPQTANKIYTECDGIEYESTATKLDLRFIPDDTTFDQEPKEVCDKVPELSKYQPRQFVTTALQQVKVELTWDETNPHRQEIAEKLNCGKVDDIDPSDIRAYLGSGSSSEDDSDENESKNNSDERDLESDNDADPIAKYKSLLHGIEEQQEKNKNKGIEMEITWGLGSKAKSEKLVAEKMKKKEELTPFEQYLEKRKAKKKSKMAERKKLRESNENASDSDNSEDSVPSDIDMDDPYFAEEFKNMKPKLKKSSKNQIVNDINDVDKKQQEAELELLLMDKTEDAGRKHFDMKKIEDNESLSKSKRKRQKKMNKYSNKDETVDDFKVNVCDQRFEALYSSHHYNIDPADPRYRKTKGTEALIEEKLKRRTDGKLDQDPEKKIKTDKKLNAELNALVKSVKRKSQNISQRIKY; encoded by the exons ATGGATAACGTACTGGATGATGCGCGATTTGCACATGTTGCAAAAGATCCGAGATTCAGACGCATTCCTAAAACTGagcgaaaagtaaaaattgacaAGAGATTTCGGCCTATGTTTAATGACAAAAAGTTTCTTCTGAAGTATACTATTGATAAAAGAGGAAGACCGAGTAATCAGtcgtcgaatgaaaatttaaaaaagtattACCATTTGTCAAGCAATGAGGACGAAGAGTCAGGTAGTGATGAGAATGTCAAATCAACTAATATTGAAAACAACGTACGAAAAGATGTAAAGGCTAAAAGTGTTACCGGCATGAACGGAGATAGATTGGATCATTTACAAAATCTGTCTGACCGAAAATCAAAAAGCAAGATAAAACGCACTACCAAAGTAGCCCATTTGTTGGGAAATGGAGAACTGCTGCGTACTAAAACCCAATCTGACAGTGACTTAGTATCAGAATccgaaaatgatgaaaatgaatattctaAATCTGAGGATGAATTGGAATCAATTTCTAAAGTTACTATGGATTTTGAGAACGGCGCAGATCCATTGCAAATTAACAAGTCTGACACGGGAAGTATACCGACtatgataaaagaaaaattaagagACTTAACAGTAGATTATGCTAGAGGAGAAGGCACTTTACTAACGGAAAGTTCATCCGAGGAAGAAAGCTCAGATGAAGACG atcaagaaaatgaaatagatCATGATTGGGGTGAGCTAGATAGAGAAGCTGAAACAACAGATGAAATAACGAATAGATTGGCTGTTTGTAACATGGACTGGGACAGGATTCGTGCTGTTGATTTATTGGTTCTGTTTAACTCATTTTTGCCAAGCAATGGTCTTATTCATTCTGTTACG ATTTACCCGTCAGAGTTTGGTTTACAACGGATGAAAGAGGAGGAAATAAGAGGCCCGATTGAACTGGTCGAATCAAAGAATAACACTCAGAATTTCAAGGAAGATGATGAG AACGAGGAAGGGACAAAATACCACATGGAAAAATTAAGGCAGTATCAATTGAATCGATTAAAGTATTATTATGCAGTAATAGTTTGCGACTCACCCCAAACagccaataaaatttatacagaaTGCGACGGGATCGAATATGAATCTACAGCAACGAAATTGGATTTGAGGTTCATACCGGATGATACAACTTTTGATCAA GAGCCTAAAGAAGTCTGTGATAAAGTACCAGAATTGTCGAAGTATCAGCCAAGGCAGTTCGTTACTACTGCATTGCAACAAGTTAAAGTAGAATTGACTTGGGACGAGACAAATCCTCACAGACaagaaattgcagaaaaacTTAACTGTGGAAAAGTTGACGACATTGATCCCAGTGATATCCGAGCATATTTAGGAAGTGGTTCTAGCAGTGAAGATG ACTCCgatgaaaatgaatcgaaaaataactCTGATGAAAGAGACCTAGAATCTGACAATGATGCAGATCCAATAGCAAAGTACAAATCACTTTTACATGGGATCGAAGAGCagcaagagaaaaataaaaataaaggtaTCGAAATGGAAATTACATGGGGATTAGGAAGCAAGGCCAAATCTGAAAAACTCGTTgctgaaaaaatgaagaaaaaggaagaattAACGCCATTTGAACAATACCTTGAAAAACgtaaagcaaagaaaaaatcaaaaatggccgaaagaaaaaaactgagaGAGAGCAATGAGAATGCATCGGATAGTGATAACAGTGAGGATAGTGTGCCTTCGGATATTGACATGGATGACCCATATTTTGCTgaagaattcaaaaatatgaaaccaaaattgaaaaaatcttcgaaAAATCAGATTGTCAATGATATAAATGATGTTGACAAAAAGCAACAGGAGGCTGAGCTAGAATTATTGCTGATGGATAAAACTGAGGATGCAGGACGAAAGCATTTTGatatgaagaaaattgaagataacGAATCTTTGTCAAAATCTAAAAGAAAGCGCCAGAAAAAGATGAATAAGTATTCAAATAAAGATGAAACAGTTGATGATTTTAAAGTCAATGTTTGTGATCAGCGATTTGAAGCTCTATACTCATCTCACCATTATAATATCGATCCTGCTGATCCACGGTACAGAAAAACCAAAGGAACAGAAGCCttgatagaagaaaaattgaaaaggcGAACTGATGGCAAATTAGATCAG gatCCCGAAAAGAAGATTAAAACCGACAAGAAGTTGAATGCAGAGTTGAATGCGTTAGTAAAAtcagtaaaaagaaaatctcaaaatatttcacaaagaataaaatattaa